In the genome of Leptospira inadai serovar Lyme str. 10, one region contains:
- a CDS encoding cyclic nucleotide-binding domain-containing protein, whose protein sequence is MAGPIIRNYKGGSIIYFEKDRSEDIYVLRNGRVVLTYTAIDTGYEVKEDVRLGEFFGVKSALGKYPREETAQVVGGATVLVFKLHEFEIFVSEKTHLILKMMKVFSSQLRLVHKKLREILGQAETRNPAFELMNVGEVFYKNTNYEHAAYAFSKYLEHYSNGAYAGRATELLDLARKGNPYPINMPPLVYDAGASPRMTQENLQNIMKPATEKSSVGSGVDNSITSLYNRAHTFLNVGKFEEAVGIFKDLTGRNDFKYDSEKKLVDNALFQMGVCFLKLSNLETASNTFSTYIKKHPSGESVKESLFHLAEIAELQGDRQRAGMLFGKVALLPPERDSLSQKARQKAKELSA, encoded by the coding sequence TTGGCTGGGCCCATAATCCGGAATTATAAAGGCGGCTCCATAATTTATTTCGAGAAAGATCGGTCTGAGGATATCTACGTCCTGAGGAACGGTCGAGTCGTACTTACGTACACTGCAATCGATACCGGTTATGAAGTGAAAGAAGACGTAAGACTCGGCGAATTCTTCGGAGTCAAATCGGCCTTGGGAAAATACCCGAGGGAAGAGACGGCGCAGGTCGTGGGCGGAGCGACCGTATTGGTATTCAAGCTCCACGAGTTCGAAATCTTTGTTTCGGAAAAAACTCACCTCATTCTAAAAATGATGAAGGTGTTCTCCAGCCAATTACGCCTGGTTCATAAGAAATTGAGAGAAATTCTAGGTCAGGCCGAAACGCGGAATCCCGCCTTCGAGCTAATGAACGTCGGGGAAGTATTTTATAAAAATACGAATTACGAACACGCCGCCTATGCATTTTCAAAATATTTGGAGCATTACTCGAACGGAGCTTACGCAGGCAGGGCGACCGAACTCCTGGATTTGGCAAGGAAAGGAAACCCCTACCCGATCAACATGCCGCCGCTCGTATATGACGCCGGAGCCTCGCCCCGAATGACTCAGGAAAACTTGCAGAATATTATGAAACCGGCTACCGAGAAATCCAGCGTGGGATCGGGAGTGGATAATTCGATCACTTCGCTTTATAATAGGGCTCATACTTTCTTGAACGTCGGCAAATTCGAAGAAGCGGTCGGAATTTTCAAAGATTTGACCGGTCGAAACGATTTTAAATATGATAGCGAGAAAAAACTCGTGGATAACGCTCTTTTCCAAATGGGAGTTTGCTTTCTCAAGCTGAGTAACTTGGAAACCGCAAGTAACACGTTTTCTACGTACATTAAAAAACATCCCTCCGGCGAATCCGTCAAAGAATCCTTGTTTCATTTGGCGGAAATAGCGGAACTACAAGGCGATCGCCAGAGAGCCGGTATGCTCTTCGGCAAAGTCGCTCTACTCCCTCCCGAGAGGGACAGTCTCTCACAAAAAGCCCGGCAAAAGGCCAAGGAGCTTAGCGCTTAA
- a CDS encoding amidohydrolase family protein produces MEWEIINARAVTPAGILENATIRVKDGRIASIRKGRPSDNLPIRLNLGGMFVYPGLINAHDHLLGSYLPKVGTNRPYPNWLPWDNDLKSSVVFAERQQLEPEQLYFLGSYKNLISGVTSVQDHIPHFVQEPFVDRVPLRILNRYTLAHSICSYSLGWGDGPAIEYERAKKADLPFITHIAEGFDEESENSVQILESLGGLGEHSVLVHGIAFDEADIRSIAKAKAHFVWCPESNLYIFGKTTAIRAILEAGINVSLGTDSPLSGSLNILDEIKNARSFFRKEYGEDLDAKMIFQMVTSNPAKAFRISKDLGSLEEGKIADILVLSSEKEDAYEALCSADLDSIRLVINDGKPAYGDLTLKEFFDETGILGREIRIAGTDKYLAGDPLGLVESVTRALGYKKDLAFFPIG; encoded by the coding sequence ATGGAATGGGAAATTATTAATGCAAGAGCCGTGACTCCCGCAGGAATCCTGGAAAACGCGACGATCCGCGTAAAGGACGGGAGAATTGCGTCCATCCGTAAAGGAAGACCTTCCGATAATCTTCCGATTCGCCTGAATCTCGGAGGGATGTTCGTATATCCTGGATTAATCAACGCTCACGACCACCTACTCGGTTCCTATCTTCCGAAGGTAGGAACCAATCGTCCTTATCCGAACTGGCTTCCTTGGGACAACGATCTCAAGTCCTCCGTCGTCTTTGCCGAACGCCAACAATTAGAGCCCGAGCAATTATACTTTTTAGGATCTTATAAAAATTTAATTAGCGGAGTTACCTCTGTCCAAGATCATATTCCGCATTTCGTCCAGGAACCTTTTGTCGATCGAGTCCCGCTTCGCATCCTGAATCGATATACTCTTGCTCACAGTATTTGTTCCTATTCTCTAGGATGGGGTGACGGTCCCGCAATCGAATACGAAAGAGCCAAAAAAGCGGATTTGCCGTTCATAACCCATATAGCCGAAGGATTCGACGAAGAATCCGAAAATTCGGTCCAAATCCTGGAGTCTCTCGGCGGTTTGGGAGAGCACAGCGTATTAGTGCATGGAATCGCCTTCGACGAAGCGGACATACGATCCATAGCAAAAGCGAAAGCGCATTTCGTCTGGTGCCCCGAATCGAACCTGTATATATTCGGAAAAACGACCGCAATTCGCGCTATTTTAGAGGCCGGGATCAATGTCAGCCTCGGTACGGATTCCCCCTTATCCGGCTCCTTGAACATCCTAGATGAAATTAAAAATGCGAGATCATTTTTTAGGAAAGAATACGGAGAAGATCTGGATGCAAAGATGATTTTCCAGATGGTTACGTCCAATCCGGCAAAAGCATTCCGAATCTCTAAGGATTTGGGAAGTTTAGAAGAAGGAAAAATTGCGGATATCCTGGTGCTTTCTTCAGAAAAGGAAGACGCCTACGAAGCGCTCTGCTCTGCTGACTTGGACTCGATACGATTAGTTATCAATGATGGAAAACCGGCATATGGTGATCTAACTTTGAAAGAATTTTTCGACGAAACTGGAATTCTTGGACGCGAAATAAGGATCGCGGGAACCGATAAATACCTTGCAGGAGATCCCCTAGGGTTGGTAGAATCGGTCACTCGCGCCCTTGGTTACAAAAAGGATTTGGCATTTTTTCCCATCGGGTGA
- a CDS encoding LIC_10271 family cell wall hydrolase — translation MRECFRIRPILFSLTAGILFLLSQASEGGTRSPSGSHTVQFKETAFSIAKKHGIDWRLLLEWNGKKESDGLRKGEVLRLPPNPSKNSAPKGEPIGLGTASTRPKFRKPLERLPPVALPFSKVSYYPNKGVLFKAGRHKEVRTVSEGKVVVVDQMDGYRKYIILEHSGGYSTIYANLRSVGVKEGESVKKGATVGELEEGRGLYFQINQGAKALDPIPFVSR, via the coding sequence ATGCGGGAATGTTTCCGAATCCGTCCGATTCTGTTTTCATTGACGGCCGGAATTCTATTTTTACTCTCGCAAGCTTCCGAAGGCGGTACCCGCTCACCCTCGGGATCCCACACCGTCCAATTCAAGGAAACGGCATTTTCCATCGCCAAAAAGCACGGAATCGATTGGCGCCTTCTCCTAGAATGGAATGGCAAGAAAGAATCCGACGGATTACGAAAAGGAGAAGTCTTAAGATTGCCTCCGAATCCGTCAAAGAATTCAGCTCCAAAAGGAGAACCGATAGGGCTCGGAACGGCATCGACTCGACCGAAATTCCGAAAGCCGTTGGAAAGGCTTCCGCCGGTAGCGCTTCCTTTTTCAAAAGTAAGTTATTATCCGAATAAGGGAGTTCTATTCAAAGCAGGAAGACATAAGGAAGTACGGACAGTCTCCGAGGGAAAGGTTGTTGTGGTGGACCAAATGGACGGCTATAGGAAATATATTATTTTAGAGCATAGCGGCGGGTATTCCACGATCTATGCGAATTTGCGTTCTGTCGGCGTTAAGGAAGGAGAAAGCGTAAAAAAAGGCGCAACCGTCGGCGAATTGGAAGAAGGGAGGGGACTGTATTTTCAGATCAATCAAGGAGCGAAAGCTCTCGACCCGATCCCTTTCGTCAGCCGGTAA